In one Lachnospiraceae bacterium GAM79 genomic region, the following are encoded:
- a CDS encoding phosphopantetheine-binding protein: protein MTQEMQFKKIIAQYCDVKPEEMTNDMKFREDLGFSSLDFMSFLGEIEDTFDIELEEDDALHVFTIVEALDLLERLQQETV from the coding sequence ATGACACAGGAAATGCAATTTAAGAAAATCATAGCACAGTATTGTGATGTTAAGCCGGAGGAGATGACAAACGATATGAAGTTCAGAGAAGATCTGGGCTTTAGTTCGCTTGATTTTATGTCTTTCTTGGGAGAAATCGAAGACACATTTGACATTGAACTGGAGGAAGATGACGCACTGCATGTATTCACAATTGTAGAAGCACTTGATCTGTTAGAGCGATTACAGCAGGAAACTGTATAA
- a CDS encoding AMP-binding protein, which yields MLIRDILEESEKKFSEIKAVKWLKKKEIRDRSYRELMENAKSVRKGLCEESFQGKHIALIGSSSVEWIEAYLGIITGQAVAVPLDAGLPAEDLIDLLNRSDAEALFLSPKIQTLSERILEECPKLKKIWILQEENIETNQKKVASVAELMMSGINGTDDFAAPDPEDIATIIFTSGTTGKSKGVMLTQRNLAENVKSVNYTAEPGTIVLSVLPIHHAFCLVMDWLKGFSFGATVCINDSLLHMVKNMGVFHPDIMLMVPLMVETIYKRLSAMNPLIPKKIVAAKAFGGKLKTIFTGGAHLDPFYIEKFAEYGVNIYEGYGMSECSPVISSNVPEDHKTGSIGRPLSNVEISFEDGEILVRGSSVMKGYYQMPEETAEALRGGWLHTGDKGYLDKDGFLFINGRIKNLIILSNGENISPEEIENKLALGKLVGEVIVTGENNGLIARIYPDQDAVSAKRMNEEAIRSELQAFIDSYNNTQPTYRRITGLVIRKYPFIKSATKKIKRQEVLIDEAP from the coding sequence ATGTTGATTCGTGATATTTTGGAAGAAAGCGAAAAAAAGTTTTCAGAAATAAAGGCAGTAAAATGGTTGAAGAAAAAGGAGATCCGTGATAGAAGCTACCGGGAGCTGATGGAGAATGCCAAGTCTGTCAGAAAAGGATTGTGTGAGGAAAGCTTTCAGGGAAAGCATATAGCATTGATCGGTAGTAGTTCTGTGGAATGGATAGAAGCTTATCTGGGAATTATAACAGGTCAGGCAGTAGCCGTTCCTCTTGACGCAGGACTTCCGGCAGAGGATCTGATAGATCTTCTGAATCGTTCAGATGCAGAAGCACTCTTTTTAAGTCCTAAAATTCAGACCTTGTCGGAACGGATACTGGAGGAATGTCCAAAACTGAAAAAAATCTGGATATTACAGGAAGAAAACATCGAAACAAATCAGAAAAAAGTTGCATCTGTAGCGGAATTAATGATGTCAGGTATAAACGGTACAGATGATTTTGCAGCACCGGATCCGGAAGATATTGCTACGATTATTTTTACCTCCGGAACTACAGGAAAAAGTAAAGGTGTTATGCTGACACAGAGAAATCTGGCAGAAAATGTAAAATCCGTTAATTATACTGCAGAGCCCGGAACCATAGTATTAAGCGTTTTACCGATTCATCATGCATTTTGCCTTGTTATGGATTGGCTCAAGGGTTTTTCCTTTGGAGCAACGGTATGTATCAATGATTCTCTGTTGCATATGGTAAAAAATATGGGCGTCTTTCATCCTGATATTATGCTGATGGTACCTTTGATGGTAGAAACAATCTACAAACGTCTTTCGGCAATGAACCCTTTGATCCCAAAGAAAATAGTTGCAGCCAAGGCATTTGGGGGAAAGCTGAAAACAATATTTACAGGTGGAGCACATCTGGATCCGTTTTATATTGAGAAATTTGCAGAATATGGTGTAAATATTTATGAGGGATATGGAATGTCGGAATGTTCGCCTGTTATCAGCAGCAATGTACCGGAAGATCATAAGACCGGTTCTATAGGACGACCGCTTTCCAATGTTGAAATTTCTTTTGAGGATGGCGAGATTCTGGTACGGGGCAGCAGCGTTATGAAGGGTTATTATCAGATGCCGGAAGAGACTGCTGAAGCCTTAAGAGGTGGATGGCTGCATACGGGAGATAAAGGATATCTGGATAAAGACGGATTCTTATTTATCAATGGAAGGATAAAGAATCTGATCATTCTTTCAAACGGAGAAAATATATCACCGGAGGAAATAGAAAATAAGCTGGCTCTTGGAAAACTGGTGGGAGAGGTGATTGTGACAGGAGAGAACAATGGTCTTATTGCAAGAATCTATCCCGATCAGGATGCTGTCTCGGCAAAACGGATGAACGAGGAAGCAATCAGATCAGAGCTTCAGGCATTTATCGACAGTTATAATAATACGCAGCCGACCTATCGTCGGATTACGGGGTTGGTTATTCGTAAATATCCATTTATCAAGAGTGCAACTAAGAAGATAAAAAGGCAGGAAGTTCTGATTGATGAAGCACCTTAA
- a CDS encoding TetR/AcrR family transcriptional regulator, with protein sequence MLHEISDERYCFIEDTICDAFLLVLKEKEIDKITVTDIIKRAGIVRSTFYNHYENIPALITAVEDKTIQDIFTLMEDFHPENNQDICKSFFLTICNYTKTNPFLANILRSPRGDEFFEKALTMFHRYVTDTIRKTTPSMHSKEEVSYMIACSIGSTLGVLHKWTRENFESSEEIIAGILTQSFLTGILPYLS encoded by the coding sequence ATGTTGCATGAAATATCCGATGAACGCTACTGCTTTATTGAAGATACCATTTGTGATGCATTTTTATTGGTATTAAAAGAAAAAGAAATAGATAAAATAACCGTGACAGACATCATAAAAAGAGCCGGAATTGTTCGCAGTACATTCTATAACCACTACGAAAATATTCCAGCTCTTATAACTGCTGTTGAAGATAAAACTATCCAGGATATTTTCACCCTCATGGAAGACTTTCATCCTGAAAATAATCAGGATATATGCAAATCTTTCTTTCTGACAATTTGTAACTATACCAAAACGAATCCATTTCTGGCAAATATTCTCCGGAGTCCGAGAGGTGATGAATTCTTTGAAAAGGCTTTAACTATGTTCCACCGCTATGTAACAGATACCATCCGGAAAACAACGCCTTCCATGCACTCCAAAGAAGAGGTCTCCTATATGATCGCATGCAGTATTGGCAGTACCTTGGGTGTTCTCCATAAATGGACAAGAGAAAATTTTGAGAGTTCCGAAGAAATCATTGCCGGGATACTGACACAGTCATTTCTCACAGGTATACTTCCTTATCTGTCTTAA
- a CDS encoding HAD family hydrolase, translating into MKYRCVVSDLDRTILRRDGISHRTKEVLEKLADSHVIFIPASGRSVYSIPECIREIRGIRYAITSNGAAIYDLSDDHSVYNLKLRPEVPEQIFDLVTDKDVFFECFIDGRGYTSEIYYENPMNFGESEDISAYVRSTRTPVPDIRQFILQHNTELDSISIVGPTEKKYRIMHELTQNIHTVYVTSGAPRLIEISDRHSGKHNGLKEVLRFLGISMEETIAFGDGDNDSEMLAEAGLGVAVLNATERCKEAADLVIGDYLDDSVADFLEKTVL; encoded by the coding sequence ATGAAGTACAGATGCGTGGTTTCAGATTTGGACAGAACGATTTTAAGACGGGATGGGATTTCCCATAGAACAAAGGAAGTTCTTGAAAAACTGGCAGATAGCCACGTTATTTTTATTCCGGCAAGTGGAAGATCTGTTTATTCCATTCCAGAATGCATCCGGGAGATTCGGGGTATCCGGTATGCGATCACATCCAATGGGGCAGCAATCTATGATTTATCAGATGATCATTCAGTATATAATTTAAAATTACGACCGGAAGTACCGGAGCAGATATTTGATCTGGTTACGGATAAAGATGTATTCTTTGAATGTTTTATAGACGGTAGAGGATATACATCTGAGATATATTATGAGAATCCAATGAATTTTGGAGAGTCAGAGGATATCAGTGCTTATGTAAGAAGCACCAGAACGCCGGTGCCTGATATAAGGCAGTTTATTTTACAGCATAATACGGAGTTGGATTCGATCTCAATTGTAGGACCGACAGAGAAAAAATACCGTATTATGCATGAATTAACGCAAAATATCCATACTGTTTATGTAACATCCGGAGCGCCGCGGCTGATCGAGATATCTGATCGTCATTCCGGCAAACATAATGGGTTAAAGGAAGTTTTACGATTCCTTGGAATATCAATGGAAGAAACAATTGCTTTCGGCGATGGAGATAATGACAGTGAGATGTTAGCAGAAGCCGGACTTGGAGTTGCGGTTTTAAATGCGACAGAGCGTTGCAAGGAAGCGGCAGATCTTGTGATCGGTGATTATCTGGATGACAGTGTAGCCGATTTCTTAGAGAAAACGGTGCTGTGA
- a CDS encoding NCS2 family permease encodes MDKFFHISERGSNVRTEIMAGLTTFFAMAYIVLVNPNQVAADGKAGWLVAEGASAAEVGKVWNAVFIASVLVAVIGTLLMAFLARMPYAQACGMGLNSFFCTSFVSGAFFAGCSVIEGYQSGLVIILLSGIVFLILSVTGLRKYIATAMPECLKKSIPAGIGLFIALVGLKGSGLVQANKYTLVQIFDFHGAISGAETPEAAWKAVIPPVVTIIGIILIAVLAKLNVKGNIVIGIIVSTVLYYVFNLETPSFDVSSIGQSFKDFGEIGFLGCFKADAWRNAFESPYVGGVFSGIMLIVAFCLVDMFDTIGTLYGTASQANMLDENGDPINLDKSMMCDSIGTAAGAILGTSTCTTFVESASGIAAGGRTGLASLVTAACFAVCLFLSPIAGVIPTCATAPALIFVGVLMAKNFAKIDMDDMRSAVPAFLTFLMIPLTYSISNGIGVGSISYVLITLFTGNYKKKDIVVTIIAALFVVKFIFVTM; translated from the coding sequence ATGGATAAATTTTTCCACATTTCAGAGCGCGGTTCTAATGTTCGTACAGAGATTATGGCCGGACTCACAACATTTTTTGCCATGGCATACATTGTCCTGGTAAACCCAAATCAGGTAGCAGCAGATGGTAAGGCTGGATGGCTTGTTGCAGAAGGCGCAAGCGCAGCAGAAGTAGGCAAGGTTTGGAATGCAGTATTTATCGCATCCGTTCTTGTGGCTGTTATCGGTACACTTCTTATGGCATTCCTTGCCAGAATGCCGTATGCACAGGCATGTGGTATGGGACTGAATTCATTCTTCTGTACCTCATTTGTATCCGGTGCATTCTTTGCAGGCTGCAGCGTGATTGAAGGTTATCAGTCAGGTCTTGTTATCATCCTGTTATCAGGTATCGTATTCCTGATCCTGTCTGTAACCGGACTTCGTAAGTACATTGCGACAGCCATGCCGGAATGCCTGAAGAAATCAATACCGGCCGGTATCGGTTTGTTCATCGCATTGGTTGGTTTAAAGGGTTCAGGTCTTGTACAGGCGAATAAGTATACACTGGTACAGATCTTTGATTTCCATGGAGCAATTTCAGGCGCAGAGACACCGGAAGCTGCATGGAAAGCAGTTATTCCACCGGTTGTAACTATCATCGGTATTATCCTGATCGCAGTTCTTGCAAAGTTAAATGTAAAGGGAAATATCGTAATCGGTATCATTGTTTCCACAGTTCTTTATTATGTATTTAATCTGGAGACACCATCTTTTGATGTATCCAGCATCGGTCAGTCTTTCAAAGACTTTGGCGAGATCGGTTTCCTTGGATGCTTCAAGGCGGATGCATGGAGAAATGCATTTGAAAGCCCATATGTTGGTGGCGTATTCTCAGGTATCATGCTGATCGTAGCATTCTGTCTGGTAGATATGTTTGATACGATCGGAACCTTATACGGAACCGCATCACAGGCAAATATGTTAGATGAGAATGGTGACCCGATCAACTTAGATAAGAGTATGATGTGCGACTCTATCGGTACAGCAGCAGGTGCTATTCTTGGTACATCGACATGTACAACCTTCGTTGAGTCAGCATCCGGTATCGCAGCAGGTGGAAGAACAGGTCTTGCAAGTTTAGTTACGGCAGCCTGCTTCGCAGTATGTCTGTTCTTAAGCCCGATCGCAGGTGTGATTCCAACATGTGCAACAGCTCCGGCACTGATCTTTGTAGGTGTATTAATGGCTAAGAATTTCGCTAAGATCGATATGGATGATATGCGTTCAGCAGTTCCTGCGTTCCTTACCTTCCTTATGATCCCATTAACTTACTCTATCTCAAATGGTATCGGTGTAGGATCAATCTCATATGTTTTGATCACCTTATTCACAGGTAACTACAAGAAGAAAGATATCGTTGTAACGATCATCGCTGCGTTATTCGTTGTGAAGTTTATCTTTGTTACAATGTAG